In Besnoitia besnoiti strain Bb-Ger1 chromosome IX, whole genome shotgun sequence, a single genomic region encodes these proteins:
- a CDS encoding putative eukaryotic initiation factor-5 (encoded by transcript BESB_015260), whose translation MALVNIPRDRDDPNYRYKMPKLVSKIEGRGNGIKTNIFNMGEIARALKRPPMYPTKFFGCELGAMAKFEEAEEKALVNGAHKESDLVNILDKFIQMYVLCPGCELPEIDIIVKKGLLTCKCNACGYQGSLDNVHKAATYMVRNPPDAGSSTMGKKKKSKEERRAEKQEKQAKDAKEKKEKKKKRTEEDDESDEESGHNGHGKEASGDATPTNDGETDSWDDEKEKKKDKKKKKDKKKSSVLDSEKRLMQKEALVFDSPELQDVIERLRNVVSRSETVDLATFFQEMRILQVSQDFDSKCRIYVTVAAIFNDDMTPTSLEQRMPYILKVVDSSVSANDMLDAFGYYCNEKGGAAMTNFPYCLQKLYNAEALEAEDILKYYSEDRADPVFSACKKQAEPFLQWLAQDEETSEEED comes from the exons ATGGCGCTCGTCAACATTCCAC GCGATCGGGACGATCCCAACTACCGGTACAAGATGCCGAAGTTGGTTTCTAAGATAGAGGGCCGTGGAAACGGCATCAAAACGAACATTTTCAACATGGGAGAAATCGCGCGGGCTCTCAAGCGCCCGCCCATGTACCCTACCAAGTTCTTCGGCTGCGAACTCGGAGCGATGGCCAAGTTCGAAGAAGCTGAGGAAAAGGCGCTTGTCAATGGCGCACACAAGGAATCCGACCTTGTCAACATTCTTGACAA GTTCATCCAGATGTACGTTCTTTGCCCAGGGTGCGAGCTGCCTGAGATCGACATCATTGTGAAGAAAGGTTTGCTGACTTGCAAATGCAACGCCTGCGGCTACCAGGGGTCGCTGGACAACGTGCACAAGGCGGCGACCTACATGGTGCGGAATCCGCCCGACGCAGGCTCCTCCACCATgggcaagaagaagaagtccaaagaagagcgccgcgccgagaagcAGGAGAAGCAGGCTAAGGACGccaaggagaagaaggaaaagaagaagaagcgcaccgaggaagacgacgagtccgacgaggagagcggacACAACGGCCACGGCAAGGAGGCCTCGGGCGACGCCACGCCCACCAACGACG GTGAGACAGACAGCTGggacgacgagaaggagaagaagaaggacaagaagaagaagaaggacaaGAAGAAGTCGAGCGTGTTGGACTCGGAGAAGCGGCTGATGCAGAAGGAGGCACTCGTGTTTGACAGTCCCGAGCTCCAAGACGTTATCGAGCGCCTGAGGAACGTCGTCAGTCGAAGCGAGACTGTCGACTTGGCAACGTTTTTCCAGGAAATGCGAATTTTGCAGGTCTCGCAAGATTTCGACTCGAAA TGTCGCATCTACGTGACGGTGGCTGCGATTTTCAACGATGATATGACGCCGACGTCGTTGGAGCAGCGCATGCCGTATATCTTGAAGGTAGTGGACTCCTCAGTCTCTGCGAATGACATGTTGGACGCGTTTGGCTACTACTGCAACGAGAAGGGCGGTGCAGCGATGACGAACTTCCCCTACTGCTTGCAGAAGCTGTACAACGCCGAGGCTCTTGAGGCGGAGGACATCCTCAAGTACTACTCCGAAGATCGCGCAGACCCCGTGTTTTCCGCTTGCAAGAAGCAGGCAGAGCCTTTCCTCCAGTGGCTCGCACAGGACGAGGAGaccagcgaagaagaggactag
- a CDS encoding hypothetical protein (encoded by transcript BESB_015270) — protein MNAPLRVSTWGQPRDAEALNTEKSGATKASGGSRPLRTSASLAASRRAGSRPGKSRGSLKKRARRSVRLSGKSSGAAASSCSRLDEFQRFSFATAVAYTPPAPAICPILAEPAQAYAEKPAGLAWRLGRRPQQRPRLKSDAAFTFGALCESPFTASSFSSASSSREDLPETGSSASCFSSVSSTSGASSCTLSIPSRVSSAAPLLAAWHRWAPSTPLSMSSSSGDGNARKKKGAGSRRAASGNRRGGEAAQSGRKHADGDTAAAISKAPSREGACGAKDAETEKKNAQQAHREETAGRQRGDRESEPSTASAATSFGGQSRSRGLRKPGSSRLRGTTSAPRAERRRSSAPMEETEGGREFEAPAKSRSAGGLDPTVASNAGIGRPRRRGSSTTRPLRGRRSQSLASNLEPRRDRRASRPAGGGRNEAAEGETGEGDAGNGKVQREARDRGAGTCRVAEEPRAGEFAEADQREKEATGARGEQSAEGVPTERQHGTATECRVATAAEKPRETSRRDVRRLKNAADEAKSPEAAGGSTGGRRKGQEAEVLWTQPEPRALKKTDKSQIEALRVRRASSIHSAASASARASPPSSAASSATAAASSPSTASGTSLACSAIASSSSLSPLTPPPLFEAGASASPRRPRGEPRKQARRSVSALARSWRGGDEAEGSACVRALWEMPAADEALRSLPHKSTLSPSRKLSRAFFWPPSPGRPSSSLPSSISAPVCSGTPSSAARVRSALAAAAFAVSPAAAETARYRRASVGCLSARAPVGCPSPASRLAKPRPRSASRASFRLPPFSLFKDGEGADARFPESLLTDAERRLLSHSHVPREGASRRLGEDGDDGESSTEQPRRGRTARRLAQLDESLYFTFKHTKVDGMLVPLANRQRVLEALHVLHTLYGSALCRRFGLRYSFLAEHHPLEKKAGITIKKPIQASNTARIQTRGTAAELRSLAMIRIRLRKKENPNELISRPTQLAVFFHELAHLRHMNHGREFARFLRDIFSYAASRGFVHEGMVNELPSPWRWEREVFVKAGAVSDETLDELFENSKALDAEATLACCRDAQPPAASDSPPRSPPRPLTASPRSSVSPPAVAAAPESPQARSAAPAFLTEAPEAPLAASAVSKVSAVSAVSDSRDSVPASPPSGCSPSQAAAGALAASRGGLRGVSASSRSLARGEAAACEESARCEECSDERVAGARAAEGDDACRSTSLQAKAGACVAAPQKARGIVVPPLREDATQPQESAPASPAGAGGRHTAERALRKAALAALHAEMTERKSGKRDEPRDSRGGLGGPSPGSPRSPKAERRERENEPVGARPRQCASLAPSTAASLCSSSPLRSPSSASERSSPPSPAST, from the exons ATgaacgcgccgctgcgcgtctcgacCTGGGGACAGCCACGGGATGCAGAGGCCCTGAACACGGAAAAATCcggcgcgacgaaggcgagcgggggGTCGCGTCCACTGCGGACGTCTGCATCGCTGGCCGCATCCCGGCGCGCGGGTTCGAGGCCCGGGAAGTCTCGCGGGTCGCTcaagaagcgcgcgcggaggtcgGTGCGGCTGAGTGGGAAGTCgtccggcgctgcggcgtcgtcctGCAGCAGACTTGACGAATTTCAacgcttctccttcgcgacTGCCGTGGCCTacacgccgcccgcccctgcCATCTGCCCGATCCTCGCCgagccggcgcaggcctACGCGGAAAAGCCTGCCGGCCTGGCCTGGCGGCTGGGGCGAAGGCCTCAGCAACGCCCGCGCCTTAAGAGTGACGCGGCCTTCACGTTTggcgctctctgcgagtCCCCTTTCACGGCGTCGTCGttttcgtctgcctcctcgtcgcgtgAGGACTTGCCTGAGACCGGTTCATCCGCCTCCTGCTTTTCTTCTGTGTCCTCGACGTCTGGAGCGTCCTCGTGCACGCTCTCTATTCCTTCCAGGGTGtcgtccgctgcgcctcttttGGCGGCGTGGCACCGCTGGGCGCCTTCGACTCCGTTGAGCATGAGCAGTTCCTCGGGCGACGGAAATGCGCGCAAAAAGAAAGGCGCCGGgtcgaggcgggcggcgagcggcaatcggcgaggaggcgaagccgcgcagtcAGGCAGGAAACATGCGGACGGAGACACCGCCGCTGCGATAAGCAAGGCGCCCTCCAGAGaaggggcctgcggcgcaaaagacgcggagacagagaaaaaaaatgcGCAGCAAGcgcacagagaagagacagccggaaggcagcggggcgacagagagagcgaacCTAGCACCGCAtccgccgcgacgagctTTGGGGGACAGAGTCGCTCACGGGGGTTGAGGAAACCGGGCAGTTCGCGACTTCGCGGCACGACTTCTGCGCCTCGggcggagcggagacgcagttCGGCGCCGATGGAAGAAACGGAAGGCGGAAGGGAATTCGAAGCcccggcgaagagccgcagcgctggCGGACTCGATCCCACGGTTGCGTCGAATGCAGGCATTGGcaggccgaggcggaggggctcctcgacgacgcgacCGCTGCGGGGGCGCCGGTCACAGTCCCTCGCCTCAAACCtagagccgcggcgcgaccgaCGCGCTTCCCGCCcagcaggaggaggcaggaATGAAGCagccgaaggcgagacaggcgaaggagacgcaggcaacGGCAAAGTACAGCGCGAAGCAAGAGATCGGGGAGCGGGAACGTgccgcgtcgcggaggagccgcgcgctggcgagTTCGCTGAGGCGGATcagagggagaaggaagcgaccggcgcacgaggcgaacagagcgcggagggcgtgcccacagagagacagcatGGAACAGCGACAGAATGCAGAGTCGCtaccgcggcggagaagccgagagagacgTCGCGGAGGGACGTCAGGCGACTCAAgaacgccgcagacgaggcgaagtCGCCGGAAGCGGCTGGGGGGAGTACTGGAGGGCGAAGAAAGGGTCAAGAAGCGGAAGTCTTGTGGACGCAACCTGAGCCGCGAGCGTTGAAGAAAACCGACAAATCGCAGATCGAAGCGCTTCGCGTGCGACGGGCCTCGTCCATCCACTCCGCAGCGTCGGCCTCagctcgcgcttcgcctccgtcatcagctgcctcttcagctacggcggcggcttcttctccctcgacAGCCAGCGGGACTTCGCTGGCCTGTTCGGCGAttgcgtcctcgtcgtctttgtctcctctaacgcctcctcctttgttcgaggcgggcgcgtccgcctcgccgcgaaggccccggggcgagccgcgcaagcaggcgcgccgctccgTTTCTGCCCTCGCGCGTTCCTGGCGAGGGGGCGACGAAGCTGAGggaagcgcatgcgtgcgcgctCTGTGGGAGATGCctgccgccgacgaggcgctgcggtcTCTCCCGCACAAGTCAACCCTTTCCCCTTCTCGCAAGCTCTCGCGGGCCTTCTTCtggccgccgtcgccaggtcgcccgtcttcgtctctcccttCCTCGATTTCAGCGCCCGTTTGCAGCGGGACTCCAtcgagcgctgcgcgcgtgcgctccgcgctggcagctgcggcgttTGCCGTGtcacctgcagcagcggagacggcgaggtaTCGTCGCGCGAGCGTCGGATGTctcagcgcccgcgcccccgTGGGGTgtccctcgccggcgtctcgcctggcgaagccgcgaccgcggtcggccTCGAGAGCGTCGTTTCGTCTCCCGCCGTTCTCGCTCTTTAAGGACGGAGAAGGAGCTGACGCACGCTTTCCAGAGAGCCTCTTGAccgacgcagagcgccggCTGCTCAGTCACAGTCACGTGCCGCGCGAAggagcttcgcggcgcctgggcgaggacggcgatGACGGAGAGTCATCCAccgagcagccgcggagaggccggacggcgaggaggctggcGCAGCTCGACGAGTCGCTGTACTTCACTTTCAAACACACGAAG GTCGACGGCATGTTAGTCCCGCTGGCTAACCGGCAGCGGGTCTTGGAGGCGCTGCACGTACTTCACACACTCTACGGATCCGCGCTTTGTCGCCGCTTCGGGCTGCG CTACTCCTTCCTCGCTGAGCATCATCCTctggagaagaaggcgggcATCACGATTAAGAAACCGATTCAGGCGAG CAATACCGCTCGAATTCAGACGCGCGGGACAGCTGCGGAGCTCCGCTCTCTGGCGATGATTCGGATTCGCCTgcgaaagaaggaaaaccCGAACGAGCTCATCAGCCGCCCAACTCAGCTGGCGGTATTCTTCCACGAACTCGCCCATCTCAG GCACATGAACCACGGGAGGGAGTTCGCACGCTTTCTGCGAGACATCTTCAGCTAtgccgcgtctcgcgggtTCGTCCACGAG gGCATGGTGAACGAACTGCCCTCGCCCTGGCGATGGGAGCGAGAAGTCTTTGTCAAAGCCGGCGCCGTTTCAGACGAGACCCTTGACGAGCTCTTCGAGAACTCCAAGGCactcgacgcggaggcaacgctggcctgctgcagagacgcgcagcctccggccGCGTCTGACTCCCCGCCTCGTTCGCCTCCACGGCCTCTGACAGCCTCGCCAAGGTCGTCTGTCTCGCCGCCAGCTgtagccgccgcgccggagtcCCCACaggcgcggtcggcggcccCCGCCTTCTTGACtgaggcgcctgaggcgcctctcgcggcctctgctgtctccaAGGTCTCTGCAGTTTCTGCTGTCTCGGACTCTCGCGATTCAGtcccggcgtctccgccttcggggtgctcgccctcgcaggccgcagccggcgcgctcgcggcgagccgcggcggtctGCGTGGCGTTTCCGCGAGTTCACGGAGTCTGGCGCGgggggaggctgcggcctgcgaggaGTCAGCACGATGTGAGGAGTGCAGCGATGAGAgggtcgcgggcgcgagggctgcggaaggcgacgacgcgtgcAGAAGCACCTCTCTGCAGGCTAAggccggcgcgtgcgtcgctgcgcctcagaAGGCCCGCGGGATTGTggtgccgcctctgcgcgaagACGCCACGCAACCCCAAgagagcgcgccggcgtcgcctgcgggggcggggggtcGGCACACGGCGGAGCGAGCCCTGAGGAAAGCTGCACTGGCCGCGTTGCATGCGGAGATGACCGAGAGAAAGTCTGGGAAACGCGACGAGCCCCGAGACTCGCGTGGCGGCCTGGGGGGTCCGTCGCCCgggtctccgcggtcgcctaaagcggagaggagagagagagagaacgaaccTGTCGGCGCACGTCCGCGGCAGTGCGCGTCGTTGGCGCCTTCcacggcggcctcgctgtgctcttcgtcgcctcttcgtTCGCCGTCATCGGCATCTGAGaggtcttcgcctccttccccaGCGTCAACTTGA
- a CDS encoding hypothetical protein (encoded by transcript BESB_015280), translated as MSQPALPVAPRHASLPAASRGRCCSGGDFSSGSLRASPALPQQDSRAEGRSGGTGFLSLLFKQLSARLGACTEDSRSQDAHTEFRVSAAPRGAFAPASTFFRSRDSLWLPTGCGREDTAATPSSSSAAAAEPPLSAPLCETLQFSLSCERTPPRLEAGRSASRSLSSASVFPSCSGAASGDSPQSSGLSPPRSHKPSLPPGLIRTGNAGMRSLPPAGSNSPLSPYPSPYLVSSPEFSFPEGARPCSEDTEELSPLREDELSRRLRVRDAFSASGRGASAYPPPAPARNSCGQRPLHTPPFAARAPPAAPYPYGGASSSPNAAAASLAAPRFTPAQSAAHTLRQNLPPQSASTPSFPLLDARPPQAAPVVCSPTQTTPPQGEAPSGSRAPLWPARGSVGVSPASSVNPHQGGGYGAPQRPAFQVSPGESVFSRAAAGAYALPGDSSQGGQQDAQTESESPPYSPFVARSALRSVEFALGDDAFDLRAAGDSRASAPPAEGARGAGLSLARRGTGDREGGIAPGVVQLALDVYQACRAPAVDDFEFSVVGDPLFDERRPKAEDLSGGTLRRARRKLGTWKLA; from the coding sequence ATGTCTCAACCGGCGCTGCCTGTGGCGCCTCGGCACGCCTCGCTGCCAGCGGCcagtcgcgggcgctgctgcagcggcggcgattTTTCCAGCGGTTCTCTCCGAGCGAGCCCCGCGCTTCCACAGCAGGACAgccgcgccgaaggccgTAGTGGCGGGACAggctttctgtctctcctgtTTAAGCAGCTGTcggcgcggctgggcgcCTGCACCGAGGACTCACGGAGTCAGGACGCCCACACGGAGtttcgcgtgtctgcggctccgcgtggcgccttcgcgccggctTCCACGTTCTTCAGAAGCCGAGACAGCCTGTGGTTGCCCACCGGCTGCGGGCGGGAGGATACCGCGGCgactccctcctcctcctcggccgccgccgcagagcctcccttgtcggcgcctctctgcgaaaCGCTGCAGTTCTCGTTGTCGTGCGAACgcacgcctcctcgcctcgaggCAGGGCGCTCAGCTTCTCGATCCCTCTCGAGTGCGTCGGTTTTTCCCTCTTGCAGCGGAGCAGCCAGCGGAGACTCGCCTCAGTCCAGCGGGCTGTCTCCCCCTCGAAGCCACAAGCCGTCGCTCCCCCCTGGCCTAATTCGCACTGGAAACGCCGGGATGCGCAGCCTACCTCCTGCAGGCTCGAATTCTCCACTGAGCCCGTACCCCTCCCCCTACCTCGTTTCAAGCCCTGAGTTTTCTTTCCCGGAGGGAGCACGTCCCTGTTCAGAGGACACTGAAGAACTCTCCCCCCTGCGTGAGGATGAACTGTCgagacgcctccgcgtgcgcgacgcgTTTTCCGCGTCTGGTCGGGGAGCTTCTGCTTACCCtccgcccgcccccgcgcggAATTCCTGTGGTCAAAGACcgctgcacacgccgccgttcgccgcgcgagcgcctcccgctgcgcCATACCCCTacggcggcgcttcctcgtcgcccaacgctgcggctgcctctctcgcggctccaCGATTCACGCCAGCGCAAAGCGCGGCGCACACTCTCCGGCAGAacctgccgccgcagtccGCCAGCACTCCATCCTTTCCTCTGCTGGACGCAAGGCCTCCTCAGGCCGCGCCTGTCGTTtgctcgccgacgcagacgacccCCCCccaaggcgaggcgccctcgggctctcgcgcgccgctgtggcctgcgcgcggctctgtcgGCGTTTCGCCTGCGAGCTCAGTTAACCCGCACCAGGGCGGGGGGtacggcgcgccgcagcgcccagcGTTTCAAGTGTCGCCTGGCGAATCCGTGttctcgcgcgctgcagcgggcgcgtACGCCTTGCCCGGAGATAGCTCGCAGGGCGGTCAGCAGGACGCGCAGACCGAGAGCGAGTCGCCTCCCTACAGCCCTTTCGTGGCGCgctccgcgctgcgcagtGTGGAGTTTGCgctgggcgacgacgcgtttgatcttcgcgccgcaggggacAGCCGGGCCTCTGCCCCCCCGGCCGAAGGTGCCCGGGGCGCGGGTTTGAGTCTTGCAAGGCGTGGCACAGGCGACAGGGAGGGCGGCATTGCGCCAGGCGTCGTTCAGCTCGCACTCGACGTCTATCAAgcctgtcgcgcgcctgcggtggACGACTTTGAGTTCTCGGTCGTGGGCGATCCACTTTTCGACGAGCGGAGGCCCAAAGCGGAAGACCTCTCTGGAGGCACCCTGCGCCGGGCTCGGCGAAAGCTGGGCACGTGGAAACTTGCGTAG